In Paraburkholderia bryophila, a single genomic region encodes these proteins:
- a CDS encoding IclR family transcriptional regulator, producing the protein MSDTNPDPKTSIQVIERMMRLLDALAAHSDPVSLKQLAIRTELHPSTAHRILNDMVMCRLVDRSDPGTYRLGMRLLELGNLVKARLSVRDAALTPMRELHRQTGQTVNLSVRQGDEIVYIERAYSERSGMQVVRAIGGRAPLHLTSVGKLFLAADESTRVRAYATRTGLSGHTQNSITDLTKLERELSIVRQQASARDNEELELGVRCIAAGIYDDTGKLVAGLSLSAPADRLQDSWLGQLSQTALLISASLGYRPQIPQDHSHGHHA; encoded by the coding sequence ATGAGCGACACGAACCCGGATCCCAAAACTTCGATCCAGGTGATCGAACGCATGATGCGCTTGCTCGACGCCCTCGCCGCGCACAGCGACCCGGTCAGCCTGAAACAACTCGCCATCCGTACGGAACTGCATCCGTCCACCGCGCACCGCATCCTGAACGATATGGTGATGTGCCGGCTGGTCGACCGCTCGGACCCCGGCACGTACCGTCTCGGCATGCGCCTGCTCGAATTGGGCAATCTGGTGAAGGCGCGGCTATCGGTGCGCGACGCAGCGCTCACGCCGATGCGCGAACTGCATCGCCAGACGGGACAAACGGTGAATCTGTCGGTGCGCCAGGGCGACGAGATCGTGTACATCGAGCGCGCCTATTCCGAGCGCTCGGGCATGCAGGTGGTGCGGGCGATCGGCGGACGGGCGCCGCTGCATCTGACCTCAGTCGGCAAACTGTTCCTCGCCGCCGACGAATCGACCCGCGTGCGCGCTTACGCCACACGCACCGGTCTGTCGGGCCACACGCAGAACAGCATCACGGATCTGACGAAACTCGAACGTGAACTCTCGATCGTGCGCCAGCAAGCCTCCGCGCGCGACAACGAAGAACTGGAACTGGGCGTGCGCTGTATCGCGGCCGGCATTTACGACGACACCGGCAAGCTGGTCGCCGGGCTGTCGCTGTCCGCGCCGGCGGATCGTCTGCAGGATTCATGGCTCGGCCAGCTCAGCCAGACCGCGCTGCTGATTTCCGCGTCGCTCGGGTATCGGCCGCAGATCCCGCAGGACCATTCGCACGGCCATCACGCGTGA
- a CDS encoding (Fe-S)-binding protein, with protein sequence MRVGLFVTCLIDLMRPEIGFSVIKLIEGAGFEVIVPPAQTCCGQPAYNSGERRIARDLAEKTLREFEQFDYVVVPSGSCGGMIRAHYGDLFADDPEMMNRFGRLRAKVFELTDFLVNVAKVQLQPGEFAGQVTYHDSCSGLRELGVKAQPRALLEQVGVAVTEMKDCEHCCGFGGTFAVKYGDISTAIVDEKCANISASGAGTVVLGDLGCMLNIEGRLRRTGDSTTRVLHIAQVLAGDV encoded by the coding sequence ATGCGAGTCGGATTGTTCGTCACCTGCCTGATCGACCTGATGCGGCCCGAAATCGGTTTTTCAGTGATCAAGCTGATCGAAGGCGCCGGTTTCGAGGTGATCGTGCCGCCCGCGCAAACCTGCTGCGGGCAGCCGGCGTACAACTCGGGGGAACGGCGTATCGCGCGCGACCTGGCCGAAAAAACGCTGCGCGAGTTCGAGCAGTTCGACTATGTCGTCGTGCCGTCCGGCTCGTGCGGCGGCATGATCCGCGCACACTACGGCGACCTCTTCGCCGACGACCCCGAGATGATGAACCGCTTCGGCCGGTTGCGCGCCAAGGTGTTCGAGCTCACGGATTTCCTCGTCAACGTCGCCAAGGTGCAGTTGCAGCCGGGCGAGTTCGCGGGCCAGGTGACTTATCACGATTCCTGTTCCGGCCTGCGCGAACTCGGCGTCAAGGCCCAGCCGCGCGCGCTGTTGGAGCAGGTGGGCGTGGCCGTGACGGAAATGAAGGATTGCGAGCACTGCTGCGGCTTCGGCGGCACGTTCGCGGTCAAGTACGGCGATATTTCCACGGCGATCGTCGACGAAAAATGCGCGAATATCAGCGCGAGCGGCGCGGGCACGGTGGTGCTCGGCGACCTCGGCTGCATGCTCAATATAGAAGGCCGTCTGCGGCGCACCGGCGATTCCACGACGCGGGTGCTGCACATCGCGCAGGTGTTGGCCGGCGACGTGTAA
- a CDS encoding lactate utilization protein B, which yields MQVQSMQFKARAGQKLADQRLQQNLTKLSTKFVSARATAMNAIDFPATRAALKERRDRALENLDVWLETFEREASRRGVTVLFAETTQEAARLVGDIARRHDVKKVIKTKSMVTEEMRLNEVLGQMGVESIETDLGEYILQINGNEPPSHIIAPVVHKDKDEIADLFAKTHGRPRLTEVTDMTREAREVLRPHFMTADMGVTGGNFVVAETGSVALVTNEGNEGMCTVMPRVHVAVTGIEKVLPTLEDLATAMRLLPRSATGQATSNYFSVLTGPRGEGDQDGPEHMYVVLVDGGRTGLIGGDFQEMLRCIRCGACMNHCPVYQKVGGHAYGWVYPGPMGSVLTPSYVGIDKALDLPQAATLCGECNSVCPVGIPLSDLLRKLREKQVERRLRPWKERAGLAVWGFLALHPDAYALFTKLAVRVLERMGGRNRSIAKLPLGGAGWTNTRDMPAPVGRTFRELYAAQRSHIG from the coding sequence ATGCAAGTTCAATCGATGCAATTCAAGGCGCGCGCGGGGCAAAAACTCGCCGACCAGCGTCTGCAGCAGAACCTGACCAAGCTGTCGACCAAGTTCGTCTCGGCACGCGCCACGGCCATGAACGCGATCGACTTTCCGGCTACGCGCGCCGCGCTCAAGGAGCGCCGTGACCGCGCGCTGGAGAACCTCGACGTATGGCTCGAAACGTTCGAGCGCGAGGCCAGCCGGCGCGGCGTGACGGTGCTGTTTGCCGAGACGACGCAGGAGGCCGCGCGGCTCGTCGGCGATATTGCGCGCCGGCATGACGTAAAGAAGGTGATCAAGACGAAGTCGATGGTCACCGAGGAAATGCGCCTGAACGAAGTGCTCGGCCAGATGGGCGTGGAGTCGATCGAAACCGATCTCGGCGAGTACATCCTGCAGATCAACGGCAACGAGCCGCCGAGCCACATCATCGCGCCGGTCGTCCATAAGGATAAGGACGAGATCGCCGACCTGTTCGCGAAGACACACGGCCGGCCGCGTCTGACTGAAGTCACCGACATGACGCGGGAAGCGCGCGAGGTGCTGCGTCCACATTTCATGACGGCGGACATGGGCGTGACGGGCGGCAACTTCGTGGTGGCGGAAACCGGCTCGGTCGCGCTCGTCACGAACGAGGGCAACGAAGGCATGTGCACGGTGATGCCGCGCGTGCACGTTGCCGTCACGGGTATCGAGAAAGTGTTGCCGACGCTCGAAGATCTGGCGACGGCGATGCGTCTGTTGCCGCGCTCCGCGACCGGGCAGGCTACGTCGAACTATTTTTCCGTGCTGACCGGACCGCGCGGCGAAGGCGACCAGGACGGCCCCGAGCACATGTATGTGGTGCTGGTGGACGGTGGCCGCACGGGGCTGATCGGCGGCGACTTTCAGGAGATGCTGCGCTGTATTCGCTGCGGCGCGTGTATGAACCATTGTCCGGTTTATCAGAAGGTAGGCGGACACGCGTACGGCTGGGTCTATCCCGGTCCGATGGGCTCGGTGTTGACGCCGAGTTACGTGGGCATCGACAAGGCGCTCGATTTGCCGCAGGCCGCGACGTTATGCGGCGAGTGCAATAGCGTGTGTCCGGTGGGCATTCCGTTGTCGGACCTGCTGCGCAAATTGCGCGAGAAACAGGTCGAGCGGCGGCTGCGGCCGTGGAAGGAGCGGGCGGGGCTGGCGGTGTGGGGTTTTCTGGCGCTGCATCCGGACGCTTATGCGCTTTTCACCAAGCTGGCCGTGCGGGTGCTGGAGCGGATGGGCGGTAGAAATCGTTCGATCGCGAAGCTGCCGTTGGGCGGCGCCGGCTGGACCAATACACGCGATATGCCGGCGCCGGTGGGGCGTACGTTCAGGGAGTTGTACGCGGCGCAGCGCAGTCATATTGGGTGA
- a CDS encoding low molecular weight protein-tyrosine-phosphatase encodes MKTVSICFVCLGNICRSPTAEGVMRRLVDEARLTERILIDSAGTGDWHIGQAPDERAQQAAGRRGYELAALRGRQIAAADFEHFDLLIAMDDKNVTALRQVSAPAYREKIRLLMEFVPDADMRWGGAREVADPYFGGAEGFEQVLDQCEAACRGLIAALRPQLLT; translated from the coding sequence ATGAAAACCGTGTCCATCTGCTTCGTCTGCCTCGGGAACATCTGTCGTTCGCCGACGGCGGAGGGCGTGATGCGGCGTCTGGTCGACGAGGCGAGGCTCACGGAGCGCATCCTGATCGATTCGGCCGGCACGGGCGACTGGCACATCGGCCAGGCGCCGGACGAGCGCGCGCAGCAGGCCGCCGGCCGGCGAGGTTACGAACTGGCTGCATTGCGCGGCCGCCAGATCGCCGCCGCGGATTTCGAGCATTTCGACCTGCTGATCGCGATGGACGACAAAAACGTCACGGCGCTCCGCCAGGTCAGCGCGCCCGCGTACCGCGAGAAGATCCGCCTGTTGATGGAATTCGTGCCGGACGCGGATATGCGCTGGGGCGGCGCCCGCGAGGTCGCCGATCCGTATTTCGGCGGTGCGGAAGGTTTCGAGCAGGTGCTGGACCAATGTGAAGCCGCGTGCCGTGGGCTGATCGCTGCGTTGCGTCCCCAGTTGCTCACGTAG
- the iscR gene encoding Fe-S cluster assembly transcriptional regulator IscR: protein MRLTTKGRFAVTAMIDLALRQEQGPVTLAGISQRQHISLSYLEQLFGKLRRHEIVESVRGPGGGYNLARRAEDVTVADIIIAVDEPLDATQCGGKGSCEGTKQHDGHCMTHELWSTLNQKMVEYLDSVSLKDLVDQQRSREGAPTVLRDRRNEAQVVEPVRVAPKGPNSVFNMAGS from the coding sequence ATGAGACTCACCACGAAAGGCCGTTTCGCCGTCACGGCGATGATTGACCTGGCACTGCGCCAGGAGCAGGGCCCGGTGACGCTTGCTGGTATCAGCCAGCGCCAACACATCTCCCTGTCGTACCTCGAGCAGCTGTTTGGCAAGCTGCGTCGTCATGAAATCGTCGAGTCCGTGCGCGGACCGGGCGGCGGCTACAATCTGGCCCGCCGCGCTGAAGACGTGACCGTGGCCGACATCATCATCGCGGTCGACGAGCCGCTCGACGCCACCCAGTGCGGCGGCAAGGGCTCGTGCGAGGGCACCAAGCAGCACGACGGCCACTGCATGACGCATGAACTGTGGTCCACGCTGAATCAGAAAATGGTCGAGTACCTGGATTCGGTGTCGCTCAAAGACCTGGTCGACCAGCAGCGTTCGCGCGAAGGCGCGCCGACGGTGTTGCGCGACCGGCGCAACGAAGCGCAAGTGGTCGAGCCGGTGCGCGTGGCGCCGAAAGGGCCCAACTCAGTTTTCAACATGGCCGGTTCGTAA
- a CDS encoding IscS subfamily cysteine desulfurase, with translation MNNDSLHLPIYMDYSATTPIDPRVVDKMIPYLREQFGNPASRSHSYGWDAERAVEEARENVAKLVNADPREIIWTSGATESDNLAIKGAAHFYKSKGKHVITVKTEHKAVLDTCRELEREGFEVTYLDVKDDGLIDLDKLKAAIRPDTILVSVMSVNNEIGVIQDIEAIGEITREKGIIFHVDAAQATGKIEIDLQKLKVDLMSFSAHKTYGPKGIGALYVRRKPRIRIEAQMHGGGHERGMRSGTLATHQIVGMGEAFRIAHEEMATENERIRMLRDRLLRGLAEMEETYVNGDMEQRVPHNLNISFNFVEGESLIMAVKDVAVSSGSACTSASLEPSYVLRALGRNDELAHSSIRFTVGRFTTEQDVDYVINLLKTKISKLRDLSPLWEMHKDGIDISTIQWAAH, from the coding sequence ATGAATAACGACTCTCTCCATCTGCCCATCTACATGGACTACAGCGCGACGACACCGATCGATCCGCGCGTGGTGGACAAGATGATTCCGTACCTGCGCGAGCAGTTCGGCAACCCTGCCTCGCGTAGCCACTCGTATGGCTGGGACGCGGAGCGCGCAGTCGAAGAAGCGCGTGAGAACGTTGCGAAGCTGGTGAACGCCGATCCGCGCGAAATCATCTGGACCTCGGGCGCGACGGAGTCGGACAACCTGGCCATCAAGGGCGCCGCGCACTTCTACAAGAGCAAGGGCAAGCACGTCATCACGGTGAAGACCGAGCACAAGGCCGTGCTCGACACCTGCCGCGAACTCGAGCGCGAAGGCTTCGAAGTGACGTATCTGGATGTGAAGGACGACGGTCTGATCGACCTCGACAAGCTGAAGGCGGCGATCCGCCCGGACACGATTCTGGTGTCGGTCATGTCGGTGAACAACGAAATCGGCGTGATCCAGGACATCGAGGCGATCGGCGAGATCACCCGTGAAAAGGGCATCATTTTTCACGTCGACGCGGCGCAAGCCACCGGCAAGATCGAGATCGATCTGCAAAAGCTGAAGGTCGACCTGATGTCGTTCTCGGCGCACAAGACCTACGGTCCGAAGGGCATCGGCGCGCTGTACGTGCGTCGCAAGCCGCGTATCCGCATCGAAGCGCAAATGCACGGCGGCGGCCACGAGCGCGGTATGCGTTCGGGCACGCTGGCCACGCACCAGATCGTCGGCATGGGCGAAGCGTTCCGGATCGCGCATGAAGAAATGGCGACCGAAAACGAACGCATCCGCATGCTGCGCGATCGGCTGCTGCGCGGTCTGGCGGAAATGGAAGAAACGTATGTGAACGGCGACATGGAACAGCGTGTGCCGCACAACCTGAACATCAGCTTCAATTTCGTCGAAGGCGAATCGCTGATCATGGCGGTGAAAGATGTGGCGGTGTCGTCGGGTTCGGCGTGCACGTCGGCTTCGCTGGAACCGTCGTACGTGCTGCGCGCGCTGGGTCGCAACGACGAACTCGCGCACAGCTCGATCCGCTTCACGGTGGGCCGCTTCACGACCGAGCAGGACGTCGATTACGTGATCAACCTGCTGAAGACCAAGATTTCGAAGCTGCGCGATCTGTCGCCGCTGTGGGAAATGCACAAAGACGGGATCGATATTTCGACCATCCAGTGGGCAGCGCACTGA
- the iscU gene encoding Fe-S cluster assembly scaffold IscU: MAYSEKVLDHYENPRNVGSFAKDDDAVGTGMVGAPACGDVMKLQIRVGADGIIEDAKFKTYGCGSAIASSSLVTEWVKGKTLDQAMSIKNTQIAEELALPPVKIHCSILAEDAIKAAVADYKQRHGEAVVAGDKQHA; encoded by the coding sequence ATGGCTTATAGCGAAAAGGTGCTGGACCATTACGAAAACCCGCGCAACGTCGGTTCCTTCGCGAAAGACGACGACGCGGTCGGCACCGGCATGGTCGGTGCGCCGGCTTGCGGCGACGTGATGAAGCTGCAGATCCGCGTGGGCGCGGACGGCATCATCGAAGACGCGAAGTTCAAGACATACGGCTGCGGTTCGGCCATCGCGTCGAGCTCGCTCGTCACCGAATGGGTGAAGGGCAAGACGCTCGACCAGGCAATGTCGATCAAGAACACGCAGATCGCCGAAGAACTGGCGCTGCCGCCGGTCAAGATCCACTGTTCGATCCTCGCGGAAGACGCGATCAAGGCAGCGGTCGCCGACTACAAGCAGCGTCATGGCGAAGCAGTCGTCGCCGGCGACAAGCAACACGCTTAA
- the iscA gene encoding iron-sulfur cluster assembly protein IscA, whose product MAITLTEKAAQHVQKYLIRRGKGVGLRVGVRTTGCSGLAYKLEYVDELAPEDEVFDCNGVKIIVDPKSLAYIDGTELDFAREGLNEGFKFNNPNVKDECGCGESFRV is encoded by the coding sequence ATGGCAATTACGTTGACCGAAAAGGCAGCACAGCACGTCCAGAAGTATTTGATCCGCCGCGGTAAAGGCGTCGGCCTGCGCGTGGGCGTGCGCACCACCGGTTGCTCCGGCTTGGCCTACAAGCTCGAGTACGTGGACGAACTCGCGCCCGAAGACGAAGTGTTCGACTGCAACGGCGTGAAGATCATTGTCGACCCGAAGAGCCTGGCTTATATCGACGGTACGGAACTCGACTTCGCGCGCGAAGGGTTGAACGAAGGCTTCAAGTTCAACAATCCGAACGTGAAGGACGAATGCGGCTGCGGCGAGTCGTTCCGGGTGTAA
- the hscB gene encoding Fe-S protein assembly co-chaperone HscB, which produces MVSLNDSHFDLFDLPAQFALDAAALDHAYRTVQAQVHPDRFAAAGDAQKRIAMQWATRTNEAYQTLRDPLKRATYLLSLRDVDVGAENNTAMEPAFLMQQMEWREGIEDAAAAKNVDALDALLTELRDEERVRFSKLGALLDSGANQAAGEAVRQLMFIERVASEIGTQIERLEN; this is translated from the coding sequence ATGGTCTCGCTGAACGACAGCCACTTCGACCTGTTCGATCTTCCGGCGCAATTCGCGCTCGACGCCGCGGCGCTGGACCATGCGTACCGCACGGTGCAGGCGCAAGTGCATCCGGACCGTTTCGCGGCGGCCGGCGACGCGCAAAAGCGTATCGCGATGCAATGGGCGACGCGCACGAATGAGGCGTACCAGACGCTGCGCGATCCGTTGAAGCGCGCCACTTATCTGCTGTCGCTGCGCGACGTCGACGTCGGCGCGGAGAACAATACGGCGATGGAGCCCGCGTTCCTGATGCAGCAGATGGAATGGCGCGAAGGCATTGAAGACGCCGCCGCGGCGAAGAACGTCGACGCGCTCGACGCGTTGCTCACCGAACTGCGCGACGAAGAGCGCGTGCGCTTCAGCAAGCTCGGCGCGTTGCTCGACAGCGGCGCGAATCAGGCGGCGGGCGAGGCGGTGCGGCAGTTGATGTTCATCGAGCGGGTGGCGTCGGAAATCGGCACGCAGATCGAGCGGCTCGAGAACTAG
- the hscA gene encoding Fe-S protein assembly chaperone HscA, whose product MALLQISEPGMAPAPHQRRLAVGIDLGTTNSLVAAVRSGVPDVLPDEDGHALLPSVVRYLEKGGRRIGRTAKAEAATDPRNTIVSVKRFMGRGKAEVEGAENAPYDFVDAPGMVQIRTVDGVKSPVEVSAEILATLRQRAEDTLGDELVGAVITVPAYFDEAQRQATKDAARLAGLNVLRLLNEPTAAAIAYGLDNGSEGLFAVYDLGGGTFDLSILKLTKGVFEVLAAGGDSALGGDDFDHALYRHVLEQAGIAPQTLAPEDVRLLLDSVRVTKEALSSASYATLAVTLSNGTRLDLTIDEATFESITQALVQRTLGPTKKALRDAKVTTKEINGVVLVGGATRMPVVRRAVESLFGQPPLTNLDPDQVVALGAAIQADLLAGNRGADGDDWLLLDVIPLSLGVETMGGLTEKIIPRNSTIPVARAQDFTTFKDGQTAMAIHVVQGERELVSDCRSLARFELRGIPPMAAGAARIRVTYQVDADGLLSVFAREQGSGVEASVVVKPSYGLADDDVARMLEESFSTAEVDMRARALREAQVEARRLVEATDAALAADAELLDDSERAELDALLAALRGIAGSDDADAIEAATKTLAEGTDEFAARRMNKGIRRALAGRKLDEI is encoded by the coding sequence ATGGCCCTACTGCAAATCTCCGAACCCGGCATGGCGCCGGCGCCCCATCAGCGGCGTCTGGCGGTCGGTATCGATCTCGGCACCACCAATTCCCTCGTTGCCGCCGTGCGTAGCGGCGTGCCCGACGTGCTGCCCGACGAAGACGGCCACGCGCTGCTGCCGTCGGTGGTGCGCTACCTGGAAAAGGGCGGCCGCCGGATCGGCCGCACGGCCAAGGCCGAAGCGGCAACCGATCCGCGCAACACGATCGTGTCGGTCAAGCGCTTCATGGGCCGTGGCAAGGCGGAAGTGGAAGGCGCCGAAAACGCGCCGTACGATTTCGTCGACGCCCCCGGCATGGTGCAGATCCGCACCGTCGACGGTGTGAAGAGCCCGGTCGAAGTGTCGGCGGAAATTCTCGCCACGCTGCGTCAGCGCGCCGAAGACACGCTCGGCGACGAACTGGTCGGCGCGGTCATCACAGTACCGGCTTACTTCGACGAAGCGCAACGCCAGGCCACCAAAGACGCCGCGCGTCTGGCCGGCCTGAACGTGCTGCGTCTGCTGAACGAGCCGACCGCGGCCGCGATCGCCTACGGCCTCGACAACGGTTCCGAAGGCCTGTTCGCGGTGTACGACCTCGGCGGCGGCACCTTCGATCTGTCGATCCTCAAGCTCACGAAGGGCGTGTTCGAAGTGCTGGCGGCCGGCGGCGATTCCGCGCTCGGCGGCGACGATTTCGACCACGCGCTGTATCGCCACGTGCTGGAGCAGGCGGGCATCGCACCGCAAACGCTCGCACCCGAAGACGTGCGTCTGCTGCTGGACAGCGTACGCGTGACCAAGGAGGCGTTGTCGAGCGCGTCCTATGCAACCCTCGCGGTAACGCTCTCGAACGGCACCCGCCTCGATCTGACGATCGACGAGGCCACTTTCGAGTCGATCACCCAGGCGCTGGTGCAACGCACGCTCGGTCCGACGAAGAAAGCGCTGCGCGACGCCAAAGTCACCACTAAAGAGATCAACGGCGTGGTGCTGGTCGGCGGCGCGACGCGCATGCCGGTGGTTCGCCGTGCGGTCGAGTCGCTGTTCGGCCAGCCGCCGCTCACCAATCTCGACCCGGATCAGGTCGTCGCGCTCGGCGCGGCGATCCAGGCCGACCTGCTGGCGGGCAACCGCGGCGCGGACGGCGACGACTGGCTGCTGCTCGACGTGATTCCGCTGTCGCTCGGCGTCGAGACCATGGGCGGCTTGACCGAGAAGATCATTCCGCGTAACTCGACGATTCCGGTCGCGCGCGCGCAGGATTTCACGACCTTCAAGGACGGCCAGACGGCGATGGCGATCCACGTCGTGCAAGGCGAGCGCGAGCTCGTCAGCGACTGCCGTTCGCTCGCGCGCTTCGAGCTGCGCGGCATTCCGCCGATGGCGGCCGGCGCGGCGCGGATTCGCGTCACGTATCAGGTGGACGCGGACGGTCTGCTGTCCGTGTTCGCGCGTGAGCAGGGCTCGGGCGTGGAAGCGTCGGTGGTGGTCAAGCCGTCCTACGGTCTCGCCGACGACGACGTCGCCAGAATGCTCGAAGAGAGCTTCTCGACCGCCGAAGTCGACATGCGCGCCCGTGCGCTGCGCGAGGCGCAGGTCGAAGCGCGCCGTCTGGTCGAAGCGACCGACGCGGCGCTCGCCGCCGACGCCGAGTTGCTCGACGACAGCGAGCGCGCCGAGCTCGACGCGTTGCTTGCCGCGCTGCGCGGCATCGCCGGCAGCGACGACGCCGACGCGATCGAAGCCGCCACCAAGACGCTCGCCGAAGGCACCGACGAATTCGCCGCGCGCCGCATGAACAAGGGCATTCGCCGCGCGCTGGCCGGTCGCAAGCTCGACGAGATCTGA
- the fdx gene encoding ISC system 2Fe-2S type ferredoxin yields MPQIVVLPHVELCPEGAVIDAVPGKSICDNLLEHGIEIEHACEKSCACTTCHVIVREGFAALTPSEEDEDDLLDKAWGLEPASRLSCQAMMPAEQDLVVEIPRYSINHAKENH; encoded by the coding sequence ATGCCTCAAATCGTTGTGCTGCCTCACGTCGAACTGTGCCCGGAAGGCGCGGTGATCGATGCCGTGCCCGGCAAGAGCATTTGCGACAACCTGCTCGAACACGGCATTGAAATCGAGCACGCGTGCGAGAAGTCGTGCGCCTGCACGACCTGCCACGTGATCGTGCGTGAGGGTTTCGCCGCCTTGACGCCGTCCGAGGAAGACGAGGACGATCTGCTGGACAAGGCGTGGGGGCTCGAACCGGCCTCGCGTCTGTCGTGCCAGGCGATGATGCCGGCCGAGCAGGATCTGGTCGTCGAGATCCCGCGCTACTCGATCAATCACGCAAAGGAAAACCACTAA
- the iscX gene encoding Fe-S cluster assembly protein IscX yields MKWTDTQDIAMALTDKHQDIDPQQVRFTDLHRWVMELEGFDDDPDRSNEKILEAIQAAWIEDADY; encoded by the coding sequence ATGAAGTGGACCGATACGCAAGACATCGCGATGGCCCTGACTGACAAGCACCAGGACATCGATCCGCAGCAGGTGCGCTTCACCGATTTGCACCGCTGGGTCATGGAGCTGGAAGGATTCGACGACGATCCTGACCGGTCGAACGAAAAGATCCTCGAGGCGATTCAGGCTGCATGGATTGAAGACGCGGATTATTGA
- a CDS encoding glycine zipper 2TM domain-containing protein, whose protein sequence is MDNPNQTTQSRRIHPLVATAAGAIIIASLAATAAVTGLFPKASSNGAQNDQTQAAQVTTQPGVVDSAAPANPSAQQQQQAQQAQQAQQSAQAQQPAPSAPVPSPAQQQQYAQQQQGQAAPQYTQQQPAQPAYCSSCGTVVAISAVRQEGHGTGIGAVGGAVAGGLVGNQFGAGNGRAAMTVLGALGGGFAGNSVEKHIRSTTAYSVRVHMESGKTRYFTYHEAPPFQQGQRVRIENGTLVAS, encoded by the coding sequence ATGGACAACCCGAACCAAACCACGCAATCACGTCGTATTCACCCGCTCGTCGCTACTGCGGCGGGCGCCATCATCATCGCGAGTCTGGCCGCCACGGCGGCCGTCACGGGCCTGTTCCCGAAGGCGTCGAGCAACGGCGCGCAGAACGACCAGACTCAGGCCGCACAGGTCACGACCCAGCCGGGCGTGGTCGATTCGGCGGCGCCGGCTAACCCGTCGGCGCAACAACAGCAGCAAGCACAACAGGCTCAACAAGCGCAGCAGTCCGCGCAGGCTCAGCAGCCGGCGCCAAGCGCGCCTGTGCCCTCGCCCGCACAGCAGCAACAATATGCTCAACAACAGCAAGGCCAAGCCGCGCCGCAATACACGCAGCAGCAACCGGCACAACCGGCCTACTGCTCAAGCTGCGGCACAGTGGTCGCGATTTCGGCGGTGCGTCAGGAAGGTCACGGCACGGGTATCGGCGCGGTCGGCGGCGCAGTGGCCGGCGGCCTGGTCGGCAATCAGTTCGGCGCCGGGAACGGTCGCGCCGCGATGACGGTGCTCGGCGCACTCGGCGGCGGTTTCGCGGGTAACTCGGTCGAAAAGCACATCCGCAGTACGACCGCGTATTCAGTGCGCGTGCATATGGAAAGCGGCAAGACCCGCTACTTCACGTACCACGAAGCGCCGCCGTTCCAGCAAGGCCAACGCGTACGGATCGAGAACGGCACGCTGGTGGCAAGCTAG